TTGAGATTTGGCTGCATGCCTTGGCCAGTGACAGTTTGAGATTTGTGCAGGGAGCATAACTCCGAATTGGATCCATGAATGAGCAGGGAAGAGAATCTAGAGTCAGAGGAGACAAATTCACTAGAGCCCCCCAACTGCCCTTTCTGTCAAAGTGTCAACTTGGAAACAAACAAGATTAATGAGTTGCTGTCTGAGCTTGTGAGGTAGGAACTTAATGGAGGCATAGGAGGAATACCGAAAAGAAATGAGAAGACCCAAATAATGATAGAGATAGAACGGAAAAGTAGTGAGGCAATGTGGtgtagcagagagagaacactttatttttctttgtatgGGTTTATAGACAGTACCGTTTATGTTTATCTTTACACTTCAAGAAAAGTAGTTTGTAGGTTGTGTGTGAAAAATTGCTTCTGGAAGTAGTGgaatatatctgtgtgtgtgtgtgtgtgtgtgtgtgtgtgtgtgtgtgtgtgtgtgtgtgtgtgtgtgtgtgtgtgtgtgtgtgtgtgtgagttattATTTACCACATTTCTTGGTTAAGGGTTAAAACGTTTTCACACAGCAGTGGGCTTATCTCCCACACAGCTGTTGTTTGTCTATAGGGGAACTGGAACCAACAGGTGAGGGTTATAAGCAAGGTCACCTATCGCTCTATTGTAACGTCCAATGAGAACTGTGTTCAGAAAGCTGGgctggtagagagagagagagagagagagcgagagagagaatatgAAATAGGCTAGGCTGCGCTGAAGTCCTCCTCGTCTTTTTGTATCACCTTGgcaaaaatgatcatttgtaATTTTCCTCTGGCAGCAAGTCCCAGCTGTCCCCGTGAACTTAATTTTTGGACGGGAGACCATAATTTATACACTGCATGAACATGGCTttagtcaagtcaagtctcccTAGTCTCCAGCAGTCAACAGTAGTAATGCTTCTCTATTGCCCTCTTGTGGTTTCCCCACTTCTCTGCATCAGCACTTCTCACCTCTAAAGTGAAACATGACTAGTTTTAAATTTAGGGTGAGACCAACCAAGAAAACACAAATAGTAAAGAAACGTGTTTATTGAATTATCGGTATTGATAAACCTTGAAATTGAACTATATAGTTTGAAATGCTTACATTTTATGCAAGAGTACAATCAAATTAGAAAGGCTGGGTCAAGAACTGAAatcatataaaaacatattttgtataCTTCTAGTCTAGACATaagaaaaatcaatacaaaaacttaaacatgtaaacattgGTAAACAACCGTTACATACAATCATTTCTATGTAAGCTCTACAGAAACAATACAGTAACACGtgcagtttttctcttcctcaATCTCTGATGCTCTAAGTAATGGTCCATTAAAACAAAGATTTAATTTTAGCACCTTCATGATTCAATTTCACGTTTCTGTGTTATAGTACAGTTGGAATTAGCtgccatttttgttttcattttataatGTAAGCCAACTAAACCCATTATTTCAGTGCAGGTTCAAAACCATTGTATTTTACAATTCAAATAATAAGATGGGGTTTTAGTGGACCCCTACTAAACCTGCAGAGTATTTCCcctctttcattcattttttaaaagtattgtccATATGAACTAAACTAATTCAAAGTGAAGGTGTCCCCTCGTCTCAACTCTGGCTCCAGCTCTAAACTCTGTTGTGTTGGCTCTACCTGGGAAGTGCAGTTTCTGAGTCCGCCTCTCAGCTCAGACAGCTGCTGAGCATGGCTGGAGAGAGTCCCATTGACTTGCACGAGAAGCCCATTCGATtgtctctccagctcctccctgaTTTTCTCCAGGTCCTCTGCCAAGTTATTTAGGCCCTTACACTGGTCCTCCACACTGGCAACACGCCCTCCAACCTCAGTTACCTCTTTCTGGACCCCCATAGCTGTGCTCCGGCAGCCCCGCACCTCCTCGGCTAGCCGTCTCTTCATCTCCTGCAGCTCACCTTTAACTCGGATCAGTCTGCGCTCACCTGCCCCGAGCATGGAAGCCTGATGCCCAACCAGCTGCACCACACCCTTTATCTGCTGGGCCAGACGAGCCTCTCTCTCATGCCAGGAGCTGTTGGCTTGATCCACCTGGTGGACCATTGTCCCCAGAGAATCCTGGAGGCCTTTGAGGGTGTGGTTGACTGAGCGGACGTTGAACTTAAGGATTGTGAGCTCTCCCTGGATGGGATAATCTCCCTCTGCTTGTTTCTGCTGGTCCCTGAAGGTCAGACGCCTCAGGATGTTCTGCAGTGTTACGTTGAGGCTGTTTAATTGGTCATGTTGCATGTTTAGTGCCTCCTTCACATTCTGCTCCTCTGCCAGGTTAGCACTTGGCACAGCAGAGTCTCCCAGGATAGCAGATGGGTTTTGAGGTGAGGAAcaggaagaggagcagagaaTCTCAAGGTTGCTCAGGTGCTTCTGCACTCTGTCCACATCCACTTCTAGTCTCCCTCGGAGGGAttccagctctgtctccagagTGGGAACAGCATGACCCTCCAGCAGTGCAGGGGCAGTGACATTACCCAGCTCCTCTAAAGCCGTCAGTAAACGGCCTTCCAGAGCCCTCATTTTACCCTCCATTCTGGCCTCCATGCCCTGTCCTGTCTCAGTTGAGTCTGTGACACCCCTCCTTCTCCCAGACTCATCGCTTTTAATCTGCCCAGTCAGGTTAAGCTTGGCCTCTACATACCCCAGACGCCCCTCCAGCATTCCCTCTATGTGGTCCTTGTGTCCACCCAGCTCCACTCTCAGGTGCCCCTGGGACTGGTTGAGGCCTGCCACTGATGTTTCCAGCATGTGCACCCTTTcaaccagtccactcagtctACCAGAGCAGCTCTCTGTAGCATTTAAACCATGGATCTGTGCCTGGAGGTTTCTCAGCTCTGTTCTTAAGTGTGTGTTACTTACCTCGAGAGCATCCTCCATCTGCTCCTGCCTCTCACTTTGCTCCCTCTGACACTGATGACCCAAATGCCCAGCTTTCTCTTCACATCGGCCCTCTGCACTCTCTACACGTTCCTCGAACCCACCAAGAATTTCTGCCCTGGCTGCACTCAGCTTGGCATCCATCAAGTTCTCCATAGCTTTCTGGGCATTTTCCCCAAGATTGCCATTGGAGTCTGATACCACCCCAGATCTATTCAACGTCTTCTTCAGTGCTTCATCATGTCCCGTCACTGTTGCTTTGAGTTCCTGTAGCTCTGCTGTCTTGGCTTGCAGCTCTGTCCTGAGTTCCTCGACCCTTCCATTCAGTTCTGTAAGGCCTGGAAACACGTGTCTGCCATCTAGACCCTCTGTCTCAAGGTCTCCCCCAGGAATCTCTACAAACCCTACAGTGGATGGACCAGAGGCTACAACTGGAGCAGGAATAGGACCAGgggcagcagagagcagagctgACAGCATCCTGTTGGCGTCCTCTCTCAGTGAGGCTCGTAGACTATCTTCCAGTCCATTCACAGTTCCCCTCAGGATCTCCAGACCCTGGTTTAGACGTTGCACATCCTCCTCCATTCGATATATTCGCTCCTCTATCTCGCTGTCTAGAGCTGGGCCTAAAGAGAGAAAGGAACGTTATTAACATTGGGACAAACCTAATACACTGTGCTTTGGTGTTATTGCAGTTTCAATTCAGTTCAAAATAATGATAAATGTGACTCTAAAAAGTGTGACTATGCTCCGTTTTGTCACTACCCAGTGTGAACACACTAGATAGTCAAACCCAGTTAGAATTAGTATTTAGTTTGGAATTAGGACACACCTATGGTCTCACCCTGGGGCTGGTCACCACCAGAGGGAGGATGATGGATTCCCTCTGGTATATGTTCCTCAGGTCCTTGGCTATGCTCATGCTCATATTCTTGGTCATGCTCTGTGTGATGTGGTTCCTGGTGCTCTGTGTGATGTGGTTCCTGGTGCTCTGTGTGATGTGGTTCCTGGTGCTCGGTTTGATGTGGTTCCTGGTGCTCTGTGTGATGTGGTTCCTGGTGCTCTGTGTGATGTGGTTCCTGGTGCTCGGTTTGATGTGGTTCCTGGTGCTCTGGCATTGGCTCTGGCTCAGACGGATAAGGCTCGAAGGAGGTGTCTGGGTAGGAGGAGGTCCTCGGAGGCCCAAAGTGGCCCATTGGGTAAGAGTTAAAACTGCCGGTGGAAGGTCCTTTGGGTTGACTCCATGGGTTGGCCTTCACAACAGTGTTAATAGGTGGGCCCTTGAACATGGGACCTTTGTACTGTGGACCCTTGAACTGTGGCCCCTTTAATTGTAGGCCTTTCATTGGTGGGCCCTTGAATGGTGGCATCATTTTCATAGGGTGTTGGTAAACTGGATGTCCCTCCATACAGCCATAACCAGAATACCCGGGGCAACAACGCCATTCCAGCTCTGTGACGGTTTTATGTGCCACCTTGTAGATTGGTTTGTACATCAGACGATACCTGAGGGGAACAACCAACCATTAGTCAGAAACGTACACTTGACTGCAGAATTTTGTACCCTGAAGTCatatgaatttatttattttttaaatatcaactTGACATAGTAAGAGCTTGTTTACTCACTGAAGAGTTGGACATTTTTGACCCCAGGAACACTTGTTGTACTCAGCTTTGACATATGGGGCTGCCCCGTCCTGCAGTGTGAAGGACACTGTCTTTTCAACCACATAGGCACAGTGGTTCCTTTGAGAGAGGAGATAAAAGATGACAGGATAGACGTGGGACACATAAATATGATTTTCTAGttggctttaaaaataaataatacaataataatacaaaaaaaag
This genomic interval from Sander vitreus isolate 19-12246 chromosome 7, sanVit1, whole genome shotgun sequence contains the following:
- the emilin3a gene encoding EMILIN-3 isoform X1, whose protein sequence is MHFVMAVRPFVFVTLFLSLVETKFYRPLQFNQYKSGYSQHHDQGKPTSRHKNHCAYVVEKTVSFTLQDGAAPYVKAEYNKCSWGQKCPTLQYRLMYKPIYKVAHKTVTELEWRCCPGYSGYGCMEGHPVYQHPMKMMPPFKGPPMKGLQLKGPQFKGPQYKGPMFKGPPINTVVKANPWSQPKGPSTGSFNSYPMGHFGPPRTSSYPDTSFEPYPSEPEPMPEHQEPHQTEHQEPHHTEHQEPHHTEHQEPHQTEHQEPHHTEHQEPHHTEHQEPHHTEHDQEYEHEHSQGPEEHIPEGIHHPPSGGDQPQGETIGPALDSEIEERIYRMEEDVQRLNQGLEILRGTVNGLEDSLRASLREDANRMLSALLSAAPGPIPAPVVASGPSTVGFVEIPGGDLETEGLDGRHVFPGLTELNGRVEELRTELQAKTAELQELKATVTGHDEALKKTLNRSGVVSDSNGNLGENAQKAMENLMDAKLSAARAEILGGFEERVESAEGRCEEKAGHLGHQCQREQSERQEQMEDALEVSNTHLRTELRNLQAQIHGLNATESCSGRLSGLVERVHMLETSVAGLNQSQGHLRVELGGHKDHIEGMLEGRLGYVEAKLNLTGQIKSDESGRRRGVTDSTETGQGMEARMEGKMRALEGRLLTALEELGNVTAPALLEGHAVPTLETELESLRGRLEVDVDRVQKHLSNLEILCSSSCSSPQNPSAILGDSAVPSANLAEEQNVKEALNMQHDQLNSLNVTLQNILRRLTFRDQQKQAEGDYPIQGELTILKFNVRSVNHTLKGLQDSLGTMVHQVDQANSSWHEREARLAQQIKGVVQLVGHQASMLGAGERRLIRVKGELQEMKRRLAEEVRGCRSTAMGVQKEVTEVGGRVASVEDQCKGLNNLAEDLEKIREELERQSNGLLVQVNGTLSSHAQQLSELRGGLRNCTSQVEPTQQSLELEPELRRGDTFTLN
- the emilin3a gene encoding EMILIN-3 isoform X2, translating into MHFVMAVRPFVFVTLFLSLVETKFYRPLQFNQYKSGYSQHHDQGKPTSRHKNHCAYVVEKTVSFTLQDGAAPYVKAEYNKCSWGQKCPTLQYRLMYKPIYKVAHKTVTELEWRCCPGYSGYGCMEGHPVYQHPMKMMPPFKGPPMKGLQLKGPQFKGPQYKGPMFKGPPINTVVKANPWSQPKGPSTGSFNSYPMGHFGPPRTSSYPDTSFEPYPSEPEPMPEHQEPHQTEHQEPHHTEHQEPHHTEHQEPHQTEHQEPHHTEHQEPHHTEHQEPHHTEHDQEYEHEHSQGPEEHIPEGIHHPPSGGDQPQGPALDSEIEERIYRMEEDVQRLNQGLEILRGTVNGLEDSLRASLREDANRMLSALLSAAPGPIPAPVVASGPSTVGFVEIPGGDLETEGLDGRHVFPGLTELNGRVEELRTELQAKTAELQELKATVTGHDEALKKTLNRSGVVSDSNGNLGENAQKAMENLMDAKLSAARAEILGGFEERVESAEGRCEEKAGHLGHQCQREQSERQEQMEDALEVSNTHLRTELRNLQAQIHGLNATESCSGRLSGLVERVHMLETSVAGLNQSQGHLRVELGGHKDHIEGMLEGRLGYVEAKLNLTGQIKSDESGRRRGVTDSTETGQGMEARMEGKMRALEGRLLTALEELGNVTAPALLEGHAVPTLETELESLRGRLEVDVDRVQKHLSNLEILCSSSCSSPQNPSAILGDSAVPSANLAEEQNVKEALNMQHDQLNSLNVTLQNILRRLTFRDQQKQAEGDYPIQGELTILKFNVRSVNHTLKGLQDSLGTMVHQVDQANSSWHEREARLAQQIKGVVQLVGHQASMLGAGERRLIRVKGELQEMKRRLAEEVRGCRSTAMGVQKEVTEVGGRVASVEDQCKGLNNLAEDLEKIREELERQSNGLLVQVNGTLSSHAQQLSELRGGLRNCTSQVEPTQQSLELEPELRRGDTFTLN